The following are encoded together in the Salmonella enterica subsp. enterica serovar Choleraesuis genome:
- a CDS encoding UPF0235 protein, translated as MSAVEAHPEGLTLRLYIQPRASRDAFVGLHGDELKVAITAPPVDGQANAHLIKFLARAFRVAKSQVVLEKGDLGRHKQLTIIHPQQIPAQVASLLD; from the coding sequence GTGAGTGCCGTTGAAGCCCATCCTGAAGGGCTGACGCTGCGGCTGTATATTCAGCCGCGCGCCAGCCGCGACGCCTTCGTCGGGTTGCACGGTGATGAGCTTAAGGTGGCTATCACCGCGCCGCCGGTCGACGGTCAGGCCAATGCCCATTTGATTAAGTTTCTTGCCCGCGCTTTTCGGGTCGCGAAAAGCCAGGTCGTCCTTGAAAAGGGCGACCTCGGCCGCCACAAGCAACTGACAATTATTCATCCTCAGCAGATTCCGGCGCAGGTTGCGTCGCTGCTCGATTAA
- a CDS encoding A/G-specific adenine glycosylase, translating to MLESASQYFIMEVSHYMLEARQFSDQVLAWYDKYGRKTLPWQQEKTPYKVWLSEVMLQQTQVATVIPYFERFMARFPQVSDLANAPLDEVLHLWTGLGYYARARNLHKAAQQIRDLHGGIFPTTFAEVSALPGVGRSTAGAVLSLSLGQHFPILDGNVKRVLARCYAVGGWPGKKEVENRLWQISDEVTPAKGVAQFNQAMMDLGAMVCSRSKPKCSLCPLEAGCLANASQTQANYPGKKPKQTIPERTGYFLIMQHGQQVYLQQRPPVGLWGGLYCFKQFDNEKELLSWLAQRQISADNLTQLTAFRHTFSHFHLDIVPMWLPVSSSGACMDEGTGLWYNLDQPPTVGLAAPVERLLQQLHREPVALTPARDLQED from the coding sequence GTGCTGGAATCTGCCTCCCAATATTTCATTATGGAAGTCAGCCATTACATGTTAGAGGCGCGGCAATTTTCCGACCAGGTTCTGGCCTGGTACGATAAATATGGACGTAAAACCCTGCCATGGCAGCAGGAAAAAACGCCTTATAAAGTATGGCTCTCCGAGGTAATGTTGCAACAAACTCAGGTTGCGACCGTTATCCCCTATTTCGAACGCTTTATGGCCCGCTTCCCACAGGTGAGTGATTTAGCTAACGCCCCACTCGATGAGGTCCTCCATTTATGGACCGGTCTTGGCTATTACGCCCGCGCGCGTAATCTGCATAAAGCGGCTCAGCAGATTCGCGATCTGCACGGCGGCATATTTCCGACCACTTTTGCCGAAGTTAGCGCCTTACCGGGCGTTGGCCGCTCAACTGCCGGGGCGGTTCTTTCTCTGTCGCTGGGGCAGCATTTCCCTATTCTTGATGGCAACGTCAAACGGGTTCTGGCCCGTTGCTACGCGGTGGGCGGCTGGCCGGGTAAAAAAGAAGTAGAAAACCGACTGTGGCAGATTAGCGATGAAGTTACTCCGGCTAAGGGCGTAGCGCAGTTTAACCAGGCCATGATGGATTTGGGTGCCATGGTGTGCAGCCGTTCCAAACCAAAATGCAGCCTTTGCCCTCTGGAGGCCGGTTGTCTCGCTAACGCCAGTCAGACCCAGGCCAATTACCCTGGCAAAAAACCGAAACAGACCATACCCGAACGCACCGGCTATTTTCTAATTATGCAGCACGGGCAGCAGGTTTATCTGCAACAGCGCCCTCCTGTTGGTTTATGGGGTGGATTATATTGCTTCAAGCAGTTCGACAATGAAAAAGAACTGCTTAGCTGGCTGGCGCAGCGGCAGATTTCAGCAGATAATCTCACTCAGCTCACGGCTTTCCGCCATACTTTCAGCCATTTCCATCTGGATATCGTGCCGATGTGGCTTCCCGTGTCCTCCTCCGGCGCATGCATGGATGAGGGAACAGGTCTCTGGTATAACTTAGACCAGCCGCCGACCGTTGGCCTGGCGGCTCCCGTGGAGCGCCTGTTACAGCAATTACATCGCGAGCCAGTGGCCTTAACTCCCGCTCGTGATTTACAAGAGGATTGA
- a CDS encoding YggW family oxidoreductase, with amino-acid sequence MVELPPLSLYIHIPWCVQKCPYCDFNSHALKGEVPHDDYVQHLLADLDCDLPMVQGREVRTIFIGGGTPSLLSGPAMQTLLDGVRARLQLAADVEITMEANPGTVEADRFVEYQQAGINRISIGVQSFAADKLQRLGRIHGPEEAKRAARLAAGLGLRSFNLDLMHGLPGQSLEEALDDLRQAIELNPPHLSWYQLTIEPNTLFGSRPPRLPDDDALWDIFEQGHRLLTAAGYQQYETSAYAKPGFQCQHNLNYWRFGDYLGIGCGAHGKITFPDGRILRSAKTRHPRGYMQGKYLDRQHDVESEDKPFEFFMNRFRLLEAAPRADFARFTGLDETVIRPQLDKAIAEGYLTESASDWQITEHGKLFLNSLLELFLADE; translated from the coding sequence ATGGTTGAGTTGCCACCGCTCAGCCTGTACATCCATATTCCCTGGTGCGTACAGAAGTGCCCTTATTGCGACTTCAATTCACATGCGCTGAAGGGAGAAGTGCCGCACGATGATTATGTGCAGCATCTGCTGGCAGATTTAGATTGCGACCTGCCGATGGTACAGGGGCGCGAGGTGCGCACGATATTCATCGGCGGCGGAACCCCAAGCCTGCTTTCTGGCCCGGCGATGCAAACGCTGCTGGACGGCGTACGCGCCCGATTACAGCTGGCAGCCGATGTGGAAATCACCATGGAAGCCAACCCCGGTACCGTAGAAGCCGACCGTTTTGTGGAATATCAGCAGGCGGGCATTAACCGTATCTCCATAGGTGTGCAAAGCTTTGCTGCCGATAAGCTACAGCGGCTGGGACGTATTCACGGCCCAGAAGAGGCGAAGCGCGCAGCCCGCCTTGCCGCCGGGCTGGGGCTACGCAGCTTTAACCTGGATTTAATGCACGGTTTGCCCGGCCAGTCTCTGGAAGAGGCGCTGGATGACCTGCGCCAGGCCATTGAGCTCAATCCGCCGCATTTGTCCTGGTATCAGCTCACTATCGAGCCGAATACGCTGTTTGGCTCGCGCCCTCCGCGCCTGCCGGACGATGATGCTCTGTGGGATATCTTCGAGCAGGGTCACCGGTTGCTGACTGCAGCCGGTTATCAGCAGTATGAAACCTCGGCCTACGCCAAACCCGGATTTCAATGCCAGCACAATCTCAACTACTGGCGATTTGGCGATTATCTGGGGATCGGCTGTGGCGCACATGGAAAAATAACCTTTCCGGACGGACGTATACTGCGCAGCGCTAAAACCCGCCATCCGCGCGGCTATATGCAGGGTAAATATCTCGACCGTCAGCACGACGTAGAGAGCGAAGATAAGCCTTTCGAGTTCTTTATGAACCGCTTCCGGCTGCTGGAGGCTGCTCCAAGAGCCGACTTTGCGCGCTTCACCGGGCTGGACGAGACGGTAATACGCCCTCAGCTGGATAAGGCTATCGCCGAAGGTTACCTCACCGAAAGCGCCAGCGACTGGCAGATAACCGAGCACGGCAAGCTGTTTTTAAATTCGCTGCTGGAACTGTTCCTGGCGGACGAATAA
- the trmB gene encoding tRNA (guanine-N(7)-)-methyltransferase, protein MNNDVISPEFDEEGRQLRRIRSFVRRQGRLTKGQQHALDNYWPVMGVEYDANPVCMKTLFGNEAPVTLEIGFGMGSSLVAMAKANPQHNFLGIEVHSPGVGACLATAHEEGVSNLRVMCHDAVEVLEKMIPDSSLTMVQLFFPDPWHKARHNKRRIVQPLFAELVKSKLKLGGVFHMATDWEPYAEHMLEVMSSLDGYRNQSATKDYVPRPDSRPVTKFEQRGHRLGHGVWDLMFERTK, encoded by the coding sequence ATGAATAATGACGTCATCTCCCCGGAATTTGATGAAGAAGGTCGCCAGCTGCGACGGATCCGTAGTTTTGTCCGCCGCCAGGGCCGTCTGACTAAGGGGCAACAGCATGCACTGGACAACTATTGGCCGGTAATGGGCGTAGAGTATGACGCTAATCCGGTGTGCATGAAGACTCTGTTCGGGAATGAGGCGCCGGTGACGCTGGAAATTGGCTTTGGTATGGGCTCATCGCTGGTGGCGATGGCGAAGGCTAACCCTCAGCACAACTTTCTGGGAATTGAAGTGCACTCCCCTGGCGTAGGCGCTTGCCTCGCTACCGCGCATGAAGAAGGCGTCAGCAACCTGCGGGTAATGTGCCACGACGCGGTGGAAGTGCTGGAAAAAATGATCCCCGATAGTTCGCTGACAATGGTGCAGCTATTTTTCCCCGATCCGTGGCACAAGGCCCGTCACAACAAGCGCCGCATTGTACAGCCGCTGTTTGCCGAACTGGTAAAAAGCAAACTCAAGCTGGGCGGTGTCTTCCATATGGCGACCGATTGGGAACCTTATGCTGAACATATGCTCGAAGTAATGTCGTCACTGGACGGATATCGTAACCAGTCGGCAACTAAAGATTATGTACCGCGCCCGGACTCGCGTCCGGTGACTAAATTTGAGCAGCGTGGCCATCGTCTTGGTCACGGTGTATGGGATCTTATGTTCGAGAGGACGAAATAA
- a CDS encoding putative Fe(2+)-trafficking protein: protein MSRTIFCVYLQREAEGQDFQLYPGELGKRIYNEISKEAWGEWQKRQTMLINEKKLNMMNLEHRKLLEQEMVNFLFEGKEVHIEGYTPPEK, encoded by the coding sequence ATGAGCAGAACGATTTTTTGCGTTTACCTACAGCGTGAAGCCGAAGGGCAAGATTTTCAGCTATATCCAGGCGAGCTTGGCAAACGCATCTACAATGAAATCTCCAAAGAAGCATGGGGCGAGTGGCAGAAACGTCAGACCATGCTGATTAACGAGAAAAAGCTCAATATGATGAATCTGGAACATCGTAAGCTGCTGGAGCAGGAGATGGTGAACTTCCTGTTCGAAGGCAAAGAAGTACACATCGAAGGCTATACGCCGCCTGAAAAATAG
- the mltC gene encoding membrane-bound lytic murein transglycosylase C: MNKKLIALALVTPLLISCSSKKPDSFNENWVKDTNGFDILMGQFAHNIEKIWGFDEVLIAGPKDYVKYTDGYQTRSHINFDEGTITVETISGTDPAEHLRQAIITTLLMGDDPGSIDLYSDANDIEISKQPFLYGQVVDNTGEPIRWKWRAAKFADYLLQTRLQSRSNGLHVIYSVTINLVANHQDKRAHKYLGMVRKAARKYGVDESLILAIMQTESSFNPYAVSNSDALGLMQVVQHTAGKDVFRSQGKWGNPSRSYLFDPANNIDTGTAYLAMLNDVYLSGINNPTSRRYAVITAYNGGAGSVLRVFSNDKTQAFNMINNMQPGDVYQTLTTRHPSGESRRYLYKVDTAQKSYRRTR; the protein is encoded by the coding sequence ATGAATAAAAAACTTATTGCGCTGGCTCTCGTTACGCCTTTGCTGATTTCATGTTCCAGCAAAAAACCGGACTCGTTTAATGAAAACTGGGTCAAAGATACCAATGGTTTCGATATTTTAATGGGTCAGTTTGCCCATAATATTGAGAAAATTTGGGGCTTTGACGAGGTGCTGATAGCCGGGCCGAAGGACTACGTTAAGTATACCGACGGCTATCAGACGCGTAGCCACATCAACTTTGATGAGGGTACCATCACGGTCGAGACTATCTCTGGCACCGATCCGGCTGAACATCTGCGCCAGGCCATCATCACAACCCTGTTGATGGGCGATGATCCCGGTTCTATCGACCTTTACTCCGACGCTAACGACATCGAAATCTCCAAACAGCCGTTCCTGTATGGGCAGGTAGTGGATAACACCGGCGAACCTATTCGCTGGAAATGGAGGGCGGCGAAGTTTGCCGATTATCTGCTGCAAACCCGCCTGCAAAGCCGCAGCAACGGCCTGCACGTTATCTATAGTGTGACCATTAACCTGGTAGCTAACCACCAGGACAAACGTGCTCATAAATATTTGGGGATGGTTCGTAAAGCGGCGCGTAAATATGGCGTGGATGAGTCGCTGATTCTGGCAATTATGCAGACTGAGTCATCGTTTAACCCGTATGCGGTAAGTAATTCCGATGCGCTGGGGCTGATGCAGGTTGTGCAGCATACCGCCGGTAAAGACGTGTTCCGTTCGCAGGGGAAATGGGGCAACCCGAGCCGCAGCTACCTGTTCGACCCGGCCAATAACATTGATACCGGTACGGCTTACCTAGCGATGCTCAACGATGTTTACCTTTCCGGGATTAATAACCCAACCTCTCGTCGCTATGCGGTGATTACCGCATACAACGGCGGCGCGGGCAGCGTGCTGAGGGTGTTCTCTAACGATAAAACCCAGGCTTTCAACATGATTAACAATATGCAGCCGGGAGACGTCTACCAAACGCTCACCACCCGTCACCCTTCTGGTGAGTCACGCCGCTATCTGTATAAAGTGGATACCGCTCAGAAGAGCTATCGCCGTACGCGCTAA
- a CDS encoding N-acetyltransferase: MADLRIEIFSPDAKYNFSAFDCGDESLNIFLSEHMARQHGNGILRAYVLITTDSQPRIIGYYTLSGSCFEKVRLPSGSRKRKVPYANVPSVTLGRLAVDRHLQRQGYGGLLVTHAMSVTWRASLTVGVHGFFVEALNLKVRCFYQNLGFISLAGANANSLFYPTASMARLFLESEA, from the coding sequence GTGGCGGATCTGCGTATCGAGATTTTCTCGCCTGACGCGAAATATAATTTTTCAGCGTTTGATTGCGGTGACGAGTCTCTGAATATTTTTCTGTCTGAGCATATGGCGCGTCAGCACGGCAACGGCATATTGCGGGCCTATGTTCTTATCACTACAGATTCGCAGCCCCGAATTATTGGGTACTACACGCTTTCGGGAAGCTGTTTCGAGAAGGTGCGCCTGCCTTCCGGTAGCCGCAAACGTAAGGTGCCGTATGCCAATGTTCCGAGCGTTACGCTGGGCAGGCTTGCCGTTGACCGGCATCTGCAAAGGCAAGGATATGGGGGGCTGCTGGTTACGCATGCTATGTCTGTCACCTGGCGGGCTTCACTGACGGTCGGCGTGCATGGCTTTTTTGTCGAGGCGCTGAATCTGAAGGTCAGGTGTTTTTATCAGAATTTAGGTTTTATCTCTCTGGCGGGGGCGAATGCAAACTCGCTCTTTTATCCCACCGCGAGTATGGCGCGGTTATTTTTAGAGAGTGAGGCGTAG
- a CDS encoding YggS family pyridoxal phosphate enzyme produces MTDIAHNLAQVRQEIADVAQRCGRDSEEVTLLAVSKTKPVSALQEAIDAGQRAFGENYVQEGVEKINWFADQGVTDLVWHFIGPLQSNKSRLVAENFAWCHTIDRLKIAQRLNEQRPSGMAPLNVLIQINISDEQSKSGIAPEQLDELAEQVAALPHLCLRGLMAIPAPEEDTERQFAVARQMAVAFERLKARYNTVDTLSLGMTHDMDAAIAAGSTMVRIGTAIFGARNYPTRPAQ; encoded by the coding sequence ATGACTGATATAGCCCATAACTTAGCGCAGGTTCGCCAGGAAATTGCGGACGTTGCACAGCGCTGCGGCCGGGACTCAGAAGAAGTTACCCTGCTTGCAGTAAGTAAAACCAAACCTGTGAGCGCACTTCAGGAAGCCATCGATGCCGGTCAGCGTGCCTTTGGCGAGAACTATGTTCAGGAAGGCGTGGAGAAAATCAACTGGTTCGCAGACCAGGGCGTAACCGACCTGGTCTGGCACTTTATTGGCCCTTTGCAGTCCAATAAGAGCCGACTGGTTGCCGAAAACTTTGCCTGGTGTCATACCATCGACCGTCTGAAAATCGCTCAGCGCCTGAATGAGCAGCGCCCGTCGGGAATGGCTCCACTGAACGTGCTGATTCAGATAAATATTAGCGATGAGCAGAGCAAATCCGGTATTGCGCCTGAGCAGCTGGATGAACTGGCAGAGCAGGTCGCTGCGCTGCCGCATCTGTGCCTGCGTGGCCTGATGGCAATACCTGCACCAGAAGAAGATACCGAGCGCCAGTTTGCCGTTGCCCGCCAGATGGCGGTAGCATTCGAGCGGCTTAAAGCTCGTTACAACACCGTGGACACCTTATCTCTGGGTATGACCCACGACATGGACGCCGCCATCGCCGCAGGCAGTACGATGGTTCGGATTGGAACCGCCATATTTGGTGCCCGGAATTACCCGACGCGCCCGGCACAATAA
- the yggT gene encoding hypothetical protein, whose translation MLTLTFIVKTLIDLYVMVLLLRIWMQWSRCDFYNPFSQFVVKVTQPIIGPLRRIIPAIGPIDTSSLLVAFILTTLKYPILLLIQAGVLSLDPVNLLVGLLSLLKSAGSLIFWVVIIRSLMSWISQGRSPVEYVMMQLTEPLMAPIRRILPAMGGIDFSGMGVILALYFLNYLGMDLFPGLWYLL comes from the coding sequence ATGCTGACGTTGACCTTTATCGTCAAAACCCTTATCGATCTCTACGTAATGGTGCTATTGCTACGCATCTGGATGCAGTGGTCGCGTTGCGATTTTTATAACCCATTTTCACAGTTTGTCGTGAAGGTCACCCAGCCGATTATCGGCCCGCTGCGTCGTATCATCCCGGCCATTGGCCCGATTGATACCTCTTCGCTGCTGGTGGCGTTTATTCTCACTACGCTCAAATATCCGATTTTGCTGTTGATTCAGGCCGGTGTGCTATCGCTGGATCCGGTCAATCTGCTGGTCGGCCTGCTGTCGCTGCTCAAATCAGCCGGCTCGTTGATTTTCTGGGTCGTGATTATTCGCTCTCTGATGAGCTGGATTAGTCAGGGCCGCAGCCCGGTAGAATACGTAATGATGCAGCTTACCGAGCCCCTAATGGCACCGATTCGCCGCATTCTTCCTGCTATGGGCGGTATCGATTTTTCCGGTATGGGCGTTATCCTGGCGCTCTATTTCCTGAATTATCTGGGCATGGATCTGTTCCCTGGGCTTTGGTATTTGCTGTGA
- a CDS encoding non-canonical purine NTP pyrophosphatase encodes MQKVVLATGNAGKVRELASLLQDFGLDIVAQTELNVDDAEETGLTFIENAILKARHASRITGLPAIADDSGLAVDALGGAPGIYSARFAGEHGNDRANLEKLLQELQQTPDGQRQAQFHCVLVYLRHADDPTPLVCHGSWAGEINHAPVGSGGFGYDPVFYVPEAGKTAAEMTKEEKGAVSHRGKALALLLEALRHG; translated from the coding sequence ATGCAAAAAGTGGTTCTCGCTACCGGGAATGCCGGTAAAGTGCGCGAGCTTGCGTCGTTATTACAGGATTTTGGCCTGGATATCGTCGCACAGACTGAGCTTAACGTTGACGATGCTGAAGAGACCGGCCTGACCTTTATTGAAAACGCTATTCTTAAAGCCCGTCACGCCTCGCGCATCACCGGTTTGCCCGCTATTGCCGATGACTCCGGTCTGGCGGTTGACGCCCTGGGCGGCGCGCCGGGTATCTATTCCGCACGCTTTGCCGGGGAACACGGTAACGATCGCGCAAATCTAGAGAAACTGCTGCAAGAGCTGCAACAGACTCCGGACGGCCAGCGCCAGGCTCAGTTCCATTGCGTACTGGTTTATCTGCGCCACGCGGATGATCCTACGCCTCTGGTATGCCACGGTAGCTGGGCGGGTGAAATAAACCACGCTCCGGTTGGCAGCGGCGGCTTCGGCTACGATCCGGTGTTTTACGTGCCAGAGGCCGGGAAGACCGCAGCTGAAATGACTAAAGAAGAAAAAGGCGCAGTATCACACCGCGGTAAAGCCCTGGCTCTGCTTCTGGAAGCTCTGCGTCATGGTTGA